The genomic interval TGATACGTCTATAGGTTGCGTATCAATCATCATTGCATCTGCGATAGTAACTCCAGTTGTTGTAGCTTGTGGACTACCTGTGTTAGTTGGTACACCATCTGCTCCAACACTACCTTCATCTTCATCTGCTAAATTCGAAGAAGATGTTATCTCTGCAGATGTAAAGTTTCCATTTGCTTCAATTGCATCTAAACATCCATCTCCATCAGAATCTGTATCTAAATAATCTGGTGTTCCATCATTATCTGTATCTGTAGGGTTTGTTTTTGGATTATTATCTCCATCAGTATTCGCATCTTCAACTGAATCTAAAATTCCGTCATTATCATTATCTAAATCTTTAGAATCATTTACTCCATCTTTATCATAATCTGCTTCAACTGGCAATACTACTTTCGCTTGATCGTCTTCTATTCCAATATTATTATTTGGTATACTGTCTGGATCACCTATATCTGACGCAGTAATTTGAACTGTATTTTCATATTCGTTTGCTGGATAATTCGGTAATACAGTAGGTGGATTCACCGTAACTTTATAGGTGAATGTTTTACTTGTATTTGCAAAAATTGTTTGCCCAGACCAAGTAATTTTACTTGAAGTATGTGATCCACTATTTGTTGCAGAACCTGCTACATAAGTATACCCAATTGGCAATACATCTTCTATAGCAACTCCCGTTGCATTATCATCACTAGAGTTTATAACTCTAATAGTAAATGTTAATTCATCTCCCAATCTTGGCGCAGTGTTACTTGGAGTTTTACTGATAGATAAATCTGCCAGTTCAAAATTAATTTCTACTTTATTAGAGATTGCGTTTTTAGAAATATTTGTTGGTGTTTTACTATCTACAGTTGCAATATTTTCTAATTTTTCTGCAATTACATCTGCAGTAGTAATAGTATATTGTTTTGTATAAATCCAAGTTTCAGTCTGATCTAAATTTCCATCTGAATCACCATCTCCACTTGCAGGTCCAGAAATTGCCCCACCTAATTTAGGATCATCTACAATAATATCTTTTAAAAATGTACCTCCTGTATTTTTTACAGTAAAAGTAAAATCGACCGTATCACCAGCTTGAACTCCATCTCCTCCATCATTTAAAACAAAACTTTTATCAATGGTAATACCACCTGTAAATATGGTAACATCTTCAGAAAAATCGTCTGGTGTTTGATTTGTTGTTTCTGTCTGATCTTGAGTGTTGGAAACAATATTGGTTACATCTCCACCTGTACTTCCAGCAGGAGCTGAACCTACTAATGTTAATGTGTGTATTTCACCAGCATTCATTGTTCCTATAGACCAATTAGGTTGTGTCCAAGTACCAGTACTTGGTGTAACTGCTCCTATGTTTAGCCCGGCAGGAAAAGCATCATTAATTACTAAGTTAGTTACAGGTTGTAACCCTAAACTTTGAACCGTTACAGTAAATGTTACATCTTCTCCTTCAAGAATTCCATTTGTATCTGCAGTTTTCTTAACCACAATATCAGGATCACAATTATATACTGAAACTACGGCAGAATTATAAGAACAAGTACCTTTAGTAACTTCTACATAATAATCTCCTAATCCAAAAGGTACCAATGTAGAATTATTGGCTCCTAAAACAGGACTATTATTATAATACCATTGATATGCGTCAAAATTACCTGTTGTCTCTTCTAGATCTGAACCTGGAAAACATCCACCACCAGTAAGTTCTACTTCTACAACTGGTACTGTGTCAAATCCAGAAAAATACCCTGCTAATCCTGCATTATTTTGATCAGTCATAAAAGTACCAACAGCAATAGGTCCAGTTGATTGAACATCTACATCGCCTGACAAATTATTCACAAAAAATGTTTTCCAATCACTTGTTCCTTGCGCTAGTACAGGAGCTGGTAAAGAAACTGCAACACCATTTTGTCTAACAACAATATTTGCATTTGGTGTAGAAGTAGATGCAATAATTGTTAATGCGGCTTCTACGTTATTAGTTAAACCTGCAATATTATTTATAGCTCCAACTTCATCTAATTTATCTGGTAATAAACAATTTACGGGGGCAATAAAGTTCATTCCAATTGTCTGAATACTATTTCCAGATTTCCCTTGTAAACATTGATATGCATATGCATCTTTTGATGTAGTAACATACATATTTGCACCTGCTGTAGCACTTGAATAAAAGGTGCCAGGAATTTCTAAATAACCTCCATTATTTACAGTACCAACGAAATTACCACCTGCATAGACATTTGTTCCATTTTGAGTACCAACAATAATTGGAAATTCTGTCTCGTTCGAACCATTTCCTCTTACAAAAACATATTCTCTACCCAAAGCATTTGTTGCCACTGGTTGATCTATACCTACATCTCTACTAGCAGAAGTAGTTCTTATACCAACATTTAAACCTCCATTACTTATAACGATAGGCTTATTAGAAGTGACACTTGCTCCTAACCATCCATCAATATTCGAGGTTGTTCTATTTTTAGGAGCTTCTAAAACAAATGATTCTCCTTTATTTAAAGGTATTGTTAAAGCATCATCAGTAATGTAACCTCCAACTATAGTAAATCCTAAAGGATTCGTTGCTCCTCCTCCAAATCTAAATTGGCATCCTGAATCATAGCCAAATACTTGCACAACAGTTCCGTCTTCTGTTGCCATCATTCCTAAACTAGTGGTTAAATTTGCATTGTTTGCTCTATTTGGTATACCTCCCCATCTAAAATCTGTCCCTAAAGCTCTTGCTCCTTTAGATGTTAACGAACCTGCTTGCGCACCTGACCTACCTCGATAGTTAACATAAAATTTTTCTCCATTAATAGATTCTAAACGTAATCCTGCTTCAGTAATAACCACTCCAGTTTTAGCATTTGAAACAAGAGAAATATCATTATCTCCATTAGGTAAATCATACTTAATTGAGTTTCCTTTAGATAAATCGTTTAGTGTTGTTAATAAGGTATTCCCTTTATAAACACGTACAGAAAATTTTTCTGCAAGTGGTACAGGAGTAGATAAATACAACGATTGTTGTTTTATCGCTGGTGGATTATTTTTATTACCATGGGTAACTTGCTTTAAAGGCGGTAAATAGTGTAGATTATCAAGTTGTGCAAAAATATTCTGCGTACATAAAAAAACAAGTAAGAAAAACAGAAGGTAGGATGGCGTTTTCTTCATATGGGAAAATAATAAGATCTATTTATTAATAAAATATCTACTAGATATTTGACACTAAAATACAAAAATAGTCACTTCAAAAGTAATAATCAACCCTTGAAAATTAATTTTTATTGGACACCTTAATTTCTTGTTAAATGTTATGAAAACAAAAAACCTCACAACAATGTTGTGAGGTTTTGCGGAGAGTAAGGGATTCGAACCCCTGGACCTGTTACAGTCAACAGTTTTCAAGACTGCCGCATTCGACCACTCTGCCAACTCTCCTTTAGCGGTGGCAAATATAAAAAGCTTTTTCTTTATGCAAAAGGTTTTTCATGTTTTTTAAAATAAAAATTTCACCTCCCCATAAATATCTTTTACCTATTATAAATTGTAACTTTTATCTTAATAAAGTAACTTTGTAGCTTAATTTACTTTTATGTTCAATTCCTTTGGAAATATTTTAAAACTTACTACGTATGGAGAATCTCACGGTATCGCAATTGGCGGTGTTATTGATGGATTTCCTGCTGGTTTAACTGTAGATTTTGAAGCTATTCAAAAAGAGTTAGATAGACGTAAACCAGGTCAGTCTAAAATTGTTACACAACGTAAAGAACCAGATACTGTAGAATTTTTATCGGGTATTTTTGAAGGAAAAACTACAGGAGCTTCTATTGGTTTTGTGATAAAAAATACCAATCAGAAAAGTAAAGATTACAATCATAATACAAATGTTTATAGACCTTCGCATGCAGATTACACCTACGATAAAAAATATGGTGTAAGAGATCATAGAGGTGGCGGAAGAACTTCTGCACGTGAAACTGCAAACTGGGTTGTTGCTGGCGCTTTAGCCAAACAACTAGTTGCACATATTAATATTAATGCCTTTACCTCTTCCGTTGGAGAAATATTTTTAGAAAAACCGTACCAAGATCTTGATTTTTCTAAAACAGAATCTAATGATGTTCGTTGTCCAGATGAAACATCCGCAGAAAAAATGATTTCTAAAATCAAAGAAATAAGAAAAGCGGGGGAAACTATTGGAGGGACTATAACGTGTGTTGCTCAAAATATGCCTGTTGGCTTAGGCGAACCTATTTTTAGAAAATTACATGCAGAATTAGGAAAAGCAATGCTTTCTATTAATGCTGTAAAGGGTTTTGAATTTGGAAGTGGATTTTGCGGCGCAAAAATGAAAGGCTCTGAGCATAATGATATTTTTAATGCTGATGGCACAACTCAGTCTAATTTATCTGGCGGAATTCAAGGTGGTGTAAGTAACGGAATGGATGTTTATTTTAGAGTTGCTTTTAAACCTGTTGCAACCATTATGCAAAATCAACAGACCATAAATTCTGAAGGAGAACTAACCGAAATTCAAGGAAAAGGACGACATGACCCTTGTGTTGTACCAAGAGCCGTACCTATTATAGAAGCTTTAACTGCATTGGTTTTAGCTGATTTTTGGTTACTTGATAAAACACGAAGAATTTAAAATAAATTATGAACTCTTTAGAACTAATCATTCAGAAATTAGAGAGTCATTGGGAAGATACAATCACATTAAAAAGAAACGATTTTCTAGTTTCTAAAAATTCAGTAAGCACCAATCTATATTTAGTTGTGGAAGGTAGTTTACGTGTTTTTATTGAAGATGAAATTGAAGAACATACCATACGTTTTGGGTATCAAAACTCAATTATTACCGCTTTAGATTCATTTCTTACTGATAAACCAACTTCATTTTATATTCAAGCATTAAAAAAGTGTACGTTAAAAGTAATTTCTAAAAAAACCTATTTAGAAGTAATTAATTCAAGTAAAGAAAATGAAGATGCTTGGAAAAAATTATTGGAGAGTTTTGTGTATCAACAAATAGAACGTGAGGTTGATTTAATTACCTATTCACCTCAAAAAAGATTTGAACGTGTGTTTAAAAGAAGTCCGCAAGTATTTCAAGAAATTCCACAGAAATATATTGCTTCCTATTTAAGAATGACCCCAGAAACTTTGTCTAGAATTTTAAAAAATCTTGATTAGAATCAACTTTTAAAAGCTTATAATATATCAACTTTGTAAAAAACAACGTGATGATTATAAATAGCAATCAATTATTATCTGAATTAAACGCATTAGTTTCCTCTCACATAGAAGAAGCTAAATTATTTCTAACAGTAACAGACGATAAACTACAAAATAAGATAAATCCAGAATCGTGGTCTGTTATAGAGTGCATAGAACATTTAAACTTATATGCTGTCTTTTATAATACAGAAATAAACAAGTGTTTAAATAATTCAACTAAGGTTTCTGAACCTAATTTTAAAAGCGGTTTTTTAGGAAATAAATTTGCTTTAGATATGTTACCAAAAGAAGGAATGAAAACGATGAAAACCTTTAAAAGTAAAAACCCTATTCATTCTAAATTAGACACTAAAAAAGTATTGACTACTTTTATTACCTATCAAGAAGAGTTACTAGATTTATTAGAAATAGCAAAAGATAAAAACCTAACTAAGAATAAAACAAAAATTACCTTACCACTTTTAACCTTTAGATTAGGTGATACTTTTAGATTTGTTATCTATCATAATCAAAGACATATTGTACAAGCTAAACGTGTACTGGATTCGTTATAAAATTTAGTTTGTTTCTAAACTTATTTTCTGATAACTTCGCTAACTCCGAATATAAATCACATGTGCTGAACTGGTTTCAGTATTGAAACGATGCATATTCGTAAAGTTGTGTATAATGTAACAGTGAGAAAGAAATATTAATTTGAATAATTTTTACAAATTGCTAAATAATATTAATATGAAAAAAATATTTCTTACTTTTCTTACTATTATTTTTTTTTATTGTACTTCGAAAAAAGAAGAAACTAATATAATTCATTTAAAACTAAGAGAAGTTAATAATTTTGGTTCTTTTAAAAAGTCTTTTTCCATGCTGCTTAAGAGTTCTTCAGAAAAAGCAGAAAAAGAAAGTAAAGGAATTCCAAAAGATTGGAAAGAGTTTTATATTAAGCGAATTTGGATTGACGCATTTCAAGTAGTTTATCAAGACTTTATCAAGAAAAATTTAGACGAATCAAAATTTAATGATAAATATAAAACGTGGATAAAAAATCCGAACCAAAGAAAACTTTCCAAAAAATCAATTAATAGCTATGTTAATATTATTTTTAGAGAAAATAAAAATGGAGAAGTTGAATATATTTTAGATACGAATAACAATAAAGACTTCTCAGATGAAGAAATCAGAATTCCATTAAAAGTTAGTGATAATTTTAACTATTCAATTAGCGCAAAAAAATCACCTTTTGTAGATTATCAATTGAGCACGAATAATGGAATTTTAAAAGAAAAAGTAAAAGTTCTAGTTTTGTTAAATTCAAATAAAGATTTAATGTATGGGTTTCCCCAAATTTTTGAAACTTCATTTTTAAATAGAAAAATACAGGTAAGTCATGGTTTTTCAAATGTAACTTTTGATGAAAAATCTGTATTTATGATTGAGAATAAAAAAGAAGAAATTAATATACATGAAATAGTGAAAATTGATGATTTTATGTATAAAAATCTTGGTGTAAACATTAATACCAAAACATTAATTTTAGAACGAATTCCAAGAGATAAAGAACTTTTTTCTACAAACGTAGGTTTTAAAGCTATTCCTTTTAAGATTAAAAAAATGAATTCTAAAGATTCTATTTCAATATTAAACTACAGAGGTAAATTCATCTATATCGATTTTTGGGGAACTTGGTGTGCTCCATGTTTAATGGAAATTCCAACTATAGAATATGCTTACGAAGAAACTTCCAGAAGTGATATTGAGTTTTTAGGAATTGCAGTTCATGACACTAAAGAAAAAGTTAAATCATTTAATCTAATCTACCCTCAATTTTTGGAAAGTGATTCTAAAAATTTAAAAGAAAAGTATAATATAATAAAGTATCCAACTACTTTTTTAATCGATAGAAAAGGAAAAATTGTAGCTAAAGATTTAAAAGGAGAAAAATTGTTAGACACACTTAATTTTTACATCAAAAATTATAAAAACTAATATTAAATGTTTTTTTACTTAAAAAAAGTAGAAAATTAAATTTATAGTAAAATGAACAATTGAAGAAAAAGAAATTAAGTATATTTCCTATTATTTAATCAGATTGTCGAATTACGAAAATGAAATAATAACCAAAAATACATTATACACAAAAACCTTATATAATTTATTACTGGCTTCTTGTCTACTAACGAAAGTCCTCACAGACTTTCTTGGCTGGTAAGTATTTACTAAATTAGTTGCTTTAAATTCGCAACAAACCATATACAACAACGTTAGCGAAACCTTAAAGAAATCATAAAAAAAACCGAAACTAGTTAGTTTCGGTTTTTTTATTTTATGCTTGACCAGTAGGTCCAAAATTCATTGGAATTGGTGGTTGCTCATAATCTTTTATTTCACCATGTGCTTCTTCAAACTTTCTAACATTATCTGCTAAAGCCTTTGTAAGTCTTTTAGC from Lutibacter sp. Hel_I_33_5 carries:
- a CDS encoding Crp/Fnr family transcriptional regulator → MNSLELIIQKLESHWEDTITLKRNDFLVSKNSVSTNLYLVVEGSLRVFIEDEIEEHTIRFGYQNSIITALDSFLTDKPTSFYIQALKKCTLKVISKKTYLEVINSSKENEDAWKKLLESFVYQQIEREVDLITYSPQKRFERVFKRSPQVFQEIPQKYIASYLRMTPETLSRILKNLD
- a CDS encoding TlpA disulfide reductase family protein; its protein translation is MKKIFLTFLTIIFFYCTSKKEETNIIHLKLREVNNFGSFKKSFSMLLKSSSEKAEKESKGIPKDWKEFYIKRIWIDAFQVVYQDFIKKNLDESKFNDKYKTWIKNPNQRKLSKKSINSYVNIIFRENKNGEVEYILDTNNNKDFSDEEIRIPLKVSDNFNYSISAKKSPFVDYQLSTNNGILKEKVKVLVLLNSNKDLMYGFPQIFETSFLNRKIQVSHGFSNVTFDEKSVFMIENKKEEINIHEIVKIDDFMYKNLGVNINTKTLILERIPRDKELFSTNVGFKAIPFKIKKMNSKDSISILNYRGKFIYIDFWGTWCAPCLMEIPTIEYAYEETSRSDIEFLGIAVHDTKEKVKSFNLIYPQFLESDSKNLKEKYNIIKYPTTFLIDRKGKIVAKDLKGEKLLDTLNFYIKNYKN
- the aroC gene encoding chorismate synthase, giving the protein MFNSFGNILKLTTYGESHGIAIGGVIDGFPAGLTVDFEAIQKELDRRKPGQSKIVTQRKEPDTVEFLSGIFEGKTTGASIGFVIKNTNQKSKDYNHNTNVYRPSHADYTYDKKYGVRDHRGGGRTSARETANWVVAGALAKQLVAHININAFTSSVGEIFLEKPYQDLDFSKTESNDVRCPDETSAEKMISKIKEIRKAGETIGGTITCVAQNMPVGLGEPIFRKLHAELGKAMLSINAVKGFEFGSGFCGAKMKGSEHNDIFNADGTTQSNLSGGIQGGVSNGMDVYFRVAFKPVATIMQNQQTINSEGELTEIQGKGRHDPCVVPRAVPIIEALTALVLADFWLLDKTRRI
- a CDS encoding DinB family protein; translation: MIINSNQLLSELNALVSSHIEEAKLFLTVTDDKLQNKINPESWSVIECIEHLNLYAVFYNTEINKCLNNSTKVSEPNFKSGFLGNKFALDMLPKEGMKTMKTFKSKNPIHSKLDTKKVLTTFITYQEELLDLLEIAKDKNLTKNKTKITLPLLTFRLGDTFRFVIYHNQRHIVQAKRVLDSL